A stretch of the Modestobacter marinus genome encodes the following:
- a CDS encoding flavin reductase family protein, which produces MPVDAAEYSAALRQYAAGVVLLTVRDDIDDVGTTVTSLMSVSADPPLIALGLAAEGYPAEVLQSIGSCVVNVLGADQAILASRFASAGRPSARHLLESVPWHRAPVSDAIVLDGAPAALDCTVHSVVEAGSHALVLLQVEGVPVLGDGDPLVRLRGRWTDGAGQPLRRP; this is translated from the coding sequence GTGCCTGTCGACGCCGCGGAGTACTCCGCCGCCCTCCGCCAGTACGCCGCCGGGGTCGTGCTGCTCACCGTCCGCGACGACATCGACGACGTCGGGACGACGGTGACCTCGCTGATGAGCGTCTCGGCCGACCCGCCGCTGATCGCCCTCGGGCTGGCCGCCGAGGGCTACCCCGCCGAGGTCCTGCAGTCGATCGGCAGCTGCGTGGTGAACGTGCTCGGGGCCGACCAGGCGATCCTCGCCAGCCGGTTCGCCTCCGCCGGCCGGCCCAGCGCGCGGCACCTGCTGGAGTCGGTGCCCTGGCACCGCGCCCCGGTCAGCGACGCGATCGTGCTGGACGGCGCGCCGGCGGCGCTGGACTGCACGGTGCACTCGGTCGTCGAGGCCGGCAGCCACGCGCTGGTGCTGCTGCAGGTGGAGGGCGTGCCGGTCCTCGGCGACGGCGACCCGCTGGTGCGCCTGCGCGGCCGCTGGACCGACGGCGCCGGCCAGCCCCTCCGCCGTCCCTGA
- a CDS encoding bifunctional FO biosynthesis protein CofGH: MDIALPAPSDSALRRALVRAERGVTLDATEAETLLHARGLGAGEPLDRLLSAASRVRDAGLASAGRPGVVTYSRKVFIPLTHLCRDRCHYCTFVTTPGQLRAEGKAPYLSPDEVLDIARAGAALGCKEALFTLGDRPEERWPVAAEWLEAHGFDSTLGYLRAMAIRVLEETGLLPHLNPGVLSWEEVQRLKPVAASMGMMLETTATRLWSEKGGPHFGSPDKEPAVRLRVLEDAGRSAVPFTTGVLLGIGETYAERVDAIAEIRASARRHQHVQEVIVQNFRAKPRTAMAAHDDLDLQEYVAAVAVSRLMLGPSARVQAPPNLSDSTELGLLLRAGVDDWGGVSPLTPDHVNPERPWPNIDKLAALTAEAGFTLRERLAAQPGYVTSPEPWLDPRVRPHVSALAGPDGLAVEGRIPVGLPWQEPDEAWTSSGRVDLHVEVDTVGRTGDRRSDFDAVYGDWAQLREATVAARDGSSTALTVGDREVLAALLHAEQDPAGLSDAEYLTLLGADGTDLEHLCALADAVRRDVNGDDVTYVVNRNINFTNVCYTGCRFCAFAQRRTDADAFTLSMRQVGDRVDEAWAGGATEICMQGGIHPDLPGTAYFDLAREVKSRRPDIHLHAFSPMEVVNGAARTGLSFTDFLIAAKEAGVDSLPGTAAEILDDDVRWVLTKGKLPAATWLEIVRTAHTVGLPTTSTMMYGHVDTPAHWVAHLRTLAALQDETGGFREFVLLPFVHHNAPIYLAGVARPGPTNRENRAVHAVARLLLHGRIDNIQTSWVKLGDTGTQAMLDGGANDLGGTLMEETISRMAGSGNGSLKTIAELEAMAAAIGRPARQRTTEYGTPSAERMATARSEEGRQALTLKLL; encoded by the coding sequence ATGGACATCGCCCTGCCCGCCCCGTCCGACTCCGCCCTCCGCCGCGCCCTGGTGCGCGCCGAGCGCGGGGTGACGCTGGACGCCACCGAGGCCGAGACCCTGCTGCACGCCCGCGGGCTGGGTGCGGGTGAACCGCTGGACCGGCTGCTGTCCGCCGCCTCCCGGGTGCGGGACGCCGGGCTGGCGTCGGCCGGCCGGCCGGGGGTGGTCACCTACAGCCGCAAGGTGTTCATCCCGCTGACCCACCTGTGCCGCGACCGGTGCCACTACTGCACCTTCGTGACGACGCCGGGACAGCTGCGCGCGGAGGGCAAGGCGCCGTACCTGTCCCCGGACGAGGTGCTGGACATCGCCCGGGCCGGCGCCGCGCTGGGCTGCAAGGAGGCGCTGTTCACCCTGGGCGACCGCCCGGAGGAGCGCTGGCCGGTCGCCGCCGAGTGGCTGGAGGCGCACGGGTTCGACTCGACGCTGGGCTACCTGCGGGCGATGGCGATCCGGGTGCTGGAGGAGACCGGGCTGCTCCCCCACCTCAACCCCGGCGTGCTGTCCTGGGAGGAGGTCCAGCGGCTCAAGCCGGTCGCCGCCTCGATGGGCATGATGCTGGAGACGACGGCGACCCGGCTCTGGTCGGAGAAGGGCGGCCCGCACTTCGGCAGCCCGGACAAGGAGCCCGCCGTCCGGCTGCGCGTGCTGGAGGACGCCGGCCGCTCCGCCGTCCCGTTCACCACGGGCGTGCTGCTGGGCATCGGCGAGACCTACGCCGAGCGGGTCGACGCGATCGCCGAGATCCGGGCCTCGGCGCGGCGGCACCAGCACGTGCAAGAGGTCATCGTGCAGAACTTCCGGGCCAAGCCGCGCACCGCGATGGCCGCGCACGACGACCTGGACCTGCAGGAGTACGTGGCCGCGGTGGCGGTCAGCCGGCTGATGCTGGGCCCGTCGGCCCGGGTGCAGGCGCCGCCGAACCTGAGCGACTCCACCGAGCTGGGGCTGCTGCTCCGGGCCGGGGTCGACGACTGGGGCGGGGTCTCCCCGCTCACCCCCGACCACGTCAACCCCGAGCGGCCGTGGCCGAACATCGACAAGCTCGCCGCGCTCACCGCCGAGGCCGGGTTCACCCTGCGCGAGCGGCTGGCCGCCCAGCCCGGCTACGTCACCTCCCCCGAGCCGTGGCTGGACCCGCGGGTGCGCCCGCACGTCTCCGCCCTCGCCGGCCCCGACGGGCTGGCCGTGGAGGGCCGGATCCCGGTCGGCCTGCCCTGGCAGGAGCCGGACGAGGCCTGGACCTCCTCCGGCCGGGTCGACCTGCACGTCGAGGTCGACACCGTGGGGCGCACCGGCGACCGGCGCAGCGACTTCGACGCCGTCTACGGCGACTGGGCCCAGCTGCGCGAGGCGACCGTCGCCGCCCGGGACGGCTCCTCCACCGCCCTGACCGTCGGCGACCGGGAGGTGCTGGCCGCGCTGCTGCACGCCGAGCAGGACCCGGCCGGGCTCTCCGACGCCGAGTACCTGACCCTGCTGGGCGCCGACGGCACCGACCTCGAGCACCTGTGCGCGCTGGCCGACGCCGTCCGCCGGGACGTCAACGGCGACGACGTCACCTACGTGGTGAACCGGAACATCAACTTCACCAACGTCTGCTACACCGGCTGCCGGTTCTGCGCGTTCGCCCAGCGGCGCACCGACGCCGACGCGTTCACCCTGTCGATGCGGCAGGTCGGTGACCGGGTCGACGAGGCCTGGGCCGGCGGGGCGACCGAGATCTGCATGCAGGGCGGCATCCACCCCGACCTCCCCGGCACCGCCTACTTCGACCTGGCCCGGGAGGTGAAGTCCCGCCGTCCCGACATCCACCTGCACGCGTTCTCCCCGATGGAGGTGGTCAACGGCGCCGCGCGCACCGGGCTGTCGTTCACCGACTTCCTGATCGCGGCGAAGGAGGCCGGCGTCGACTCCCTCCCCGGCACGGCCGCGGAGATCCTGGACGACGACGTCCGCTGGGTGCTGACCAAGGGCAAGCTGCCGGCCGCGACCTGGCTGGAGATCGTGCGGACGGCGCACACCGTGGGCCTGCCGACGACGTCGACGATGATGTACGGCCACGTCGACACCCCGGCGCACTGGGTCGCCCACCTGCGCACCCTGGCCGCCCTGCAGGACGAGACCGGCGGCTTCCGCGAGTTCGTGCTGCTGCCCTTCGTGCACCACAACGCGCCCATCTACCTGGCCGGGGTCGCCCGGCCGGGGCCGACCAACCGGGAGAACCGGGCCGTGCACGCGGTCGCCCGGCTGCTGCTGCACGGGCGGATCGACAACATCCAGACCTCGTGGGTGAAGCTCGGTGACACCGGCACCCAGGCGATGCTCGACGGCGGCGCCAACGACCTGGGCGGGACGCTGATGGAGGAGACGATCAGCCGGATGGCGGGTTCCGGCAACGGGTCGCTGAAGACGATCGCCGAGCTCGAGGCGATGGCCGCGGCGATCGGCCGCCCGGCCCGCCAGCGCACCACCGAGTACGGCACCCCGAGCGCCGAGCGGATGGCCACCGCCCGCTCAGAGGAGGGCCGCCAGGCGCTCACCCTCAAGCTGCTCTGA
- a CDS encoding NAD(+)/NADH kinase gives MHDGSRIGLVLHPHRDCVGAVAQVLAWTTTHEVELVAAAADVERLHLQGVTPVDVAELASSCDGIIALGGDGTLLGAMRLVVADPVPVLGVNFGRLGFLTEVEGRELDGALAALAEGRSTLESRSCLVVRGPGWETVAFNDVVLARVPGEGMVDATLSVAGRRYGHYRSDALIIATPMGSTAYNFAAGGPVMSPGAAGVLVTPSAPLNGIDRTVVLGPHEPLHLALPETAGHPAVEVDGLVVGRLGPGDELHVEARADAGLLVRLDDWLAADRSRVKLSLLDLPLLPEELMELVPEELRRRTPGGVPAPGTGPARAPQGSRGPGEAVS, from the coding sequence GTGCACGACGGCAGCCGGATCGGCCTGGTGCTGCACCCGCACCGGGACTGCGTGGGTGCGGTGGCCCAGGTGCTCGCCTGGACCACGACGCACGAGGTGGAGCTGGTCGCGGCGGCGGCGGACGTCGAACGGCTGCACCTGCAGGGCGTGACCCCGGTGGACGTCGCCGAGCTGGCCAGCAGCTGCGACGGGATCATCGCCCTCGGCGGCGACGGGACCCTGCTCGGCGCCATGCGGCTCGTGGTCGCCGACCCCGTGCCGGTGCTGGGCGTCAACTTCGGCCGGCTGGGCTTCCTCACCGAGGTCGAGGGCCGCGAGCTGGACGGGGCGCTGGCGGCGCTGGCCGAGGGGCGCTCGACGCTGGAGTCGCGCAGCTGCCTGGTGGTGCGTGGGCCGGGCTGGGAGACCGTCGCCTTCAACGACGTCGTCCTGGCCCGGGTGCCGGGGGAGGGCATGGTCGACGCCACCCTCTCGGTGGCCGGCCGCCGCTACGGCCACTACCGCAGCGACGCGCTGATCATCGCCACCCCGATGGGGTCCACGGCCTACAACTTCGCCGCCGGCGGCCCGGTGATGTCGCCGGGGGCCGCGGGCGTGCTCGTCACCCCGTCGGCGCCGCTGAACGGCATCGACCGCACCGTGGTGCTCGGCCCGCACGAGCCGCTGCACCTGGCGCTGCCGGAGACCGCCGGCCACCCGGCCGTGGAGGTGGACGGGCTGGTGGTCGGTCGCCTGGGACCGGGGGACGAGCTGCACGTCGAGGCCCGGGCGGACGCCGGGCTGCTGGTGCGGCTGGACGACTGGCTGGCCGCCGACCGCAGCCGGGTCAAGCTCTCGCTGCTGGACCTGCCGCTGCTGCCGGAGGAGCTCATGGAGCTGGTGCCCGAGGAGCTGCGCCGCCGGACACCGGGCGGGGTGCCGGCTCCGGGCACCGGCCCGGCGCGGGCTCCGCAGGGCAGCCGCGGGCCCGGCGAGGCCGTCAGCTGA
- a CDS encoding PLP-dependent aminotransferase family protein produces the protein MNDLALPEQGQVAHNGPVRTDRLADLLGPWLDGGRAYAGVAAGIRGLALDGRLSVGARVPSERQLAQALGLSRTTVTAAYDVLRGEGYLHSAAGAGSRVTLPSAAPVRPDADPGEPAVVRDLTIAAAPAPAQLLDAVAGATADLRPLLAGHGLHPYGLPALRTAIAGHLTRRGLTTDPEQVLVTNGALAGWDLLLRTVARPGQRALVEQPTYPAALDCLAAHHLRPVALPVGADGWELPGAAADVALVTPDGQNPTGLLADDGQRRALLAALDAPVVATDETFAELVLDGARPTALAALDRRVVTLGSMSKAYWSGLRVGWVRADPALLARLAQARGTVDLSSPVLEQLVAARLLAVADEVLADRVAWLTAARDGLLAALAARLPDWRVVRPRAGSVLWAQLPGESSTRLAAHALDLGLRVTPGPRFTVDGTADRWLRLPLSVPPEQADEVAAVLEAAWARTASGADSRRTPSRWTA, from the coding sequence ATGAACGACTTGGCCCTGCCCGAACAGGGCCAAGTCGCGCACAATGGCCCGGTGCGCACCGACCGGCTGGCCGACCTCCTGGGACCCTGGCTGGACGGCGGCCGGGCCTATGCCGGCGTGGCCGCCGGGATCCGCGGCCTCGCGCTCGACGGCCGGCTGTCGGTGGGCGCCCGGGTGCCCTCGGAGCGGCAGCTGGCCCAGGCGTTGGGCCTGAGCCGCACCACCGTCACCGCCGCCTACGACGTGCTGCGTGGCGAGGGCTACCTGCACAGCGCGGCAGGTGCCGGGAGCCGGGTGACCCTCCCGTCGGCGGCGCCGGTCCGCCCGGACGCCGACCCGGGCGAGCCTGCCGTCGTCCGGGACCTGACCATCGCGGCCGCCCCGGCACCCGCCCAGCTCCTCGACGCCGTCGCCGGGGCCACCGCCGACCTGCGTCCGCTGCTGGCCGGCCACGGCCTGCACCCCTACGGCCTGCCGGCGTTGCGCACCGCCATCGCCGGGCACCTGACCCGCCGCGGGCTGACCACGGACCCGGAGCAGGTGCTGGTCACCAACGGTGCGCTGGCGGGCTGGGACCTGCTGCTGCGCACCGTCGCCCGGCCCGGGCAGCGGGCACTGGTCGAGCAGCCCACCTACCCGGCGGCGCTGGACTGCCTCGCGGCCCACCACCTGCGGCCGGTCGCGCTGCCGGTGGGCGCCGACGGCTGGGAGCTGCCGGGCGCCGCGGCCGACGTGGCGCTGGTGACCCCCGACGGGCAGAACCCCACCGGCCTGCTCGCCGACGACGGCCAGCGCCGGGCGCTGCTGGCGGCCCTCGACGCGCCGGTGGTCGCCACGGACGAGACGTTCGCGGAGCTGGTGCTCGACGGCGCGCGGCCCACCGCGCTCGCCGCGCTCGACCGCCGGGTCGTGACGCTCGGCTCGATGAGCAAGGCGTACTGGTCGGGCCTGCGGGTGGGCTGGGTGCGGGCGGACCCGGCACTGCTGGCCAGGCTCGCGCAGGCGCGCGGCACGGTCGACCTCAGCAGCCCGGTGCTGGAGCAGCTGGTCGCTGCCCGGCTGCTCGCCGTCGCCGACGAGGTGCTCGCCGACCGGGTCGCCTGGCTGACCGCCGCCCGGGACGGGCTGCTGGCCGCGCTCGCCGCCCGGCTGCCGGACTGGCGCGTCGTGCGGCCGCGGGCCGGCTCGGTGCTCTGGGCGCAGCTGCCGGGGGAGAGCTCCACCCGGCTCGCCGCGCACGCCCTCGACCTGGGCCTGCGGGTGACCCCGGGGCCGCGGTTCACCGTCGACGGCACCGCCGACCGGTGGCTGCGGCTGCCGCTGAGCGTGCCACCGGAGCAGGCCGACGAGGTGGCCGCCGTGCTGGAGGCGGCCTGGGCGCGCACGGCGAGCGGGGCGGACAGCCGCCGCACGCCGTCCCGCTGGACCGCTTGA
- a CDS encoding LacI family DNA-binding transcriptional regulator, which yields MPRVTSADVARESGVSRTTVSYVLNDKHGAMISEDTRQRVQAAAARLGYSPSAAARTLRSGRSDLVLCVLPNWPVGPVLDTVLDELTRELAERQLSVLVHHGRSPLAELWRAVTPRAVVGFTEFGAEDADAMRRAGIQVLSTSLDDDPRAVFAVAQSRVGQLQARHLADTGHTRLGWAGPAEPRLADFAVRRLTGVHTECARRGLAAPVVRDVDLDADSAADAVRAWRSAGVTAVAAYNDEVALAVLAGVRACGLSVPGDVAVVGVDDVPAGRLSDPALTTVAQDAAVQARAIATAVAAALDGSPPPAPDPAEVLRLVVRDSA from the coding sequence GTGCCACGGGTCACCAGCGCGGACGTCGCTCGGGAGAGCGGGGTCTCCCGGACGACGGTGAGCTACGTGCTCAACGACAAGCACGGCGCGATGATCTCCGAGGACACCCGGCAGCGGGTGCAGGCGGCGGCGGCCCGGCTGGGCTACTCCCCCTCGGCCGCTGCCCGGACGCTGCGCAGCGGCCGCAGCGACCTGGTGCTCTGCGTGCTGCCGAACTGGCCGGTGGGCCCGGTCCTGGACACCGTGCTGGACGAGCTGACCCGGGAGCTGGCCGAACGGCAGCTGTCGGTGCTCGTGCACCACGGCCGGAGCCCCCTGGCGGAGCTGTGGCGGGCGGTGACCCCGCGCGCCGTCGTCGGCTTCACCGAGTTCGGCGCGGAGGACGCCGACGCCATGCGCCGGGCCGGCATCCAGGTGCTCAGCACCTCCCTGGACGACGACCCGCGTGCGGTGTTCGCCGTCGCGCAGTCCCGGGTCGGGCAGCTGCAGGCCCGGCACCTGGCCGACACCGGGCACACCCGGCTGGGCTGGGCCGGCCCGGCCGAGCCCCGGCTGGCCGACTTCGCCGTGCGCCGGCTGACCGGGGTGCACACCGAGTGCGCGCGCCGCGGGCTGGCCGCACCGGTGGTGCGGGACGTCGACCTGGACGCCGACTCGGCCGCCGACGCGGTCCGTGCCTGGCGCAGCGCGGGGGTCACCGCGGTGGCCGCCTACAACGACGAGGTGGCGCTCGCGGTGCTCGCCGGCGTGCGGGCCTGCGGCCTGTCGGTGCCGGGCGACGTCGCGGTGGTCGGCGTGGACGACGTCCCGGCCGGGCGGCTGAGCGACCCGGCGCTGACCACCGTGGCGCAGGACGCGGCCGTCCAGGCCCGGGCGATCGCCACCGCCGTCGCGGCGGCCCTGGACGGCAGCCCGCCGCCCGCCCCCGACCCGGCCGAGGTGCTGCGGCTGGTGGTCCGGGACTCGGCGTGA
- a CDS encoding dihydrolipoyl dehydrogenase family protein — MTTAEQEYDVIVLGAGSTGENVADIAARGGLSTVLVESELVGGECSYWACMPSKALLRGSEVLAEARAVQGAAAAVTGEQDAAATLDRRDGFTHHWDDASQAEWVESSGIALVRGQGRLAGEKRVAVTRDDGTELVLLARHAVAVCTGSRAAVPPVEGLADVQPWTPREATSAKEAPGRLLVLGGGYVGSEMATAWQQLGSSVTLLQRGPRLLPNVEPAAGEAVAESLRGLGVDVRLGSEVRAARREDGGDVVLTTADGEFRGDEVLVAVGRAANTDEIGLDTVGLEPGRYLDVDESLQVPGVPWLYGVGDVNGRQQLTHMGKYQARQAGAAIVARARGEQVDLADWSPFVATADRRATPSVVFTDPQVASVGMTTAQAADAGVPHRVVEYPIGSVAGASLFADGYSGTAIAVVDTEREVLLGVTFVGSGVAELLHSATIAVVGEVPISRLWHAVPSYPTISEIWLRLLETYRG, encoded by the coding sequence GTGACCACTGCGGAGCAGGAGTACGACGTCATCGTCCTGGGTGCCGGCTCGACGGGGGAGAACGTCGCCGACATCGCCGCCCGCGGCGGGCTGAGCACCGTGCTCGTGGAGAGCGAGCTGGTGGGCGGTGAGTGCTCGTACTGGGCGTGCATGCCCAGCAAGGCCCTGCTGCGCGGCAGCGAGGTGCTCGCCGAGGCGCGGGCCGTGCAGGGCGCCGCGGCGGCGGTGACCGGCGAGCAGGACGCCGCCGCCACCCTCGACCGCCGCGACGGCTTCACCCACCACTGGGACGACGCGAGCCAGGCGGAGTGGGTCGAGAGCTCCGGCATCGCCCTGGTGCGCGGGCAGGGCCGGCTGGCGGGGGAGAAGCGGGTCGCCGTCACCCGGGACGACGGCACCGAGCTGGTGCTGCTCGCCCGCCACGCGGTCGCCGTCTGCACCGGGTCGCGGGCCGCCGTCCCGCCGGTCGAGGGCCTGGCCGACGTGCAGCCGTGGACCCCGCGGGAGGCGACCAGCGCGAAGGAGGCGCCGGGCCGGCTGCTGGTGCTCGGCGGCGGCTACGTGGGCAGCGAGATGGCCACCGCCTGGCAGCAGCTGGGCTCCTCGGTGACCCTGCTGCAGCGCGGGCCGCGGCTGCTGCCGAACGTGGAGCCGGCCGCCGGCGAGGCGGTGGCGGAGTCGCTGCGCGGCCTGGGCGTCGACGTCCGGCTCGGCAGCGAGGTGCGGGCGGCCCGGCGGGAGGACGGCGGCGACGTGGTGCTCACCACCGCCGACGGGGAGTTCCGCGGCGACGAGGTGCTGGTCGCCGTCGGCCGTGCCGCCAACACCGACGAGATCGGGCTGGACACCGTCGGCCTCGAGCCGGGGCGGTACCTGGACGTCGACGAGTCGCTGCAGGTGCCCGGCGTCCCGTGGCTCTACGGCGTCGGTGACGTCAACGGCCGCCAGCAGCTCACGCACATGGGCAAGTACCAGGCCCGCCAGGCCGGAGCCGCGATCGTCGCCCGGGCGCGCGGCGAGCAGGTCGACCTCGCCGACTGGTCGCCGTTCGTCGCCACCGCCGACCGCCGGGCCACGCCGAGCGTGGTCTTCACCGACCCGCAGGTCGCCTCGGTCGGGATGACCACCGCCCAGGCGGCCGACGCCGGCGTCCCGCACCGGGTCGTGGAGTACCCGATCGGCAGCGTCGCCGGGGCGTCGCTGTTCGCCGACGGCTACTCGGGGACGGCGATCGCCGTGGTGGACACCGAGCGCGAGGTGCTGCTCGGCGTCACGTTCGTCGGCTCCGGGGTGGCCGAGCTGCTGCACTCCGCGACGATCGCGGTGGTCGGCGAGGTGCCGATCAGCCGGCTGTGGCACGCCGTCCCGTCCTACCCGACGATCAGCGAGATCTGGCTGCGCCTGCTCGAGACCTACCGGGGCTGA
- a CDS encoding glycosyl hydrolase family 28-related protein, with translation MASRSVPARPPAPPRRRRRRLGGLLALTLALAAAPATASAAPPGNGPGGGAVDLGPNVTVFDPSTPVDQIQATLDATHAQQVDNEMGTERYAYLFKPGTYGTDSDPLQIKVGYNTEISGLGASPSDVVINGKVETYNRCLAPDNCIALNNFWRTVSNLTIQVNGTGQDGCRATANFWAVSQAVSLRRVQVQGGDLSLMDYCTAGPQYASGGFIADSTAGTVINGSQQQWITRNSVIGSWSNGVWNQVFSGVEGAPSDATFPDPPYTTLETTPLSREKPFLFVDERGRYAVRVPDAQRDTRGVSWDEGMTAGRTIPLSDFLVVTPDTGFGRINSQLARGGHLLFTPGVYDVAHSLKVKRAGTVVLGIGQATLTATRGVTPLQVEDVPGVVVAGLTIDAGTQLSPVLLQVGDGKGRATSDPANPTTLSDVYFRVGGPHIGKAGTALEVNSDHVLIDHTWVWRADHGVEGFTAGVNGDTDRWRTNTGRNGVVVNGDDVTATGLFVEHFQQHNTIWNGERGRVVLYQNEIPYDPPSQADWQEPDGTLGWAAYKVGDHVREHRLDGGGVYGYQRNAEPGITTETGFEVPVRPGVQLHHVMTVHLDGIGVIENVVNDVGGRSDPTTQGTPQYVVDYPG, from the coding sequence ATGGCATCTCGCAGCGTCCCTGCCCGCCCACCGGCCCCACCCCGCCGGCGACGACGTCGCCTCGGCGGCCTCCTGGCCCTGACCCTGGCGCTCGCCGCCGCCCCGGCGACCGCGAGCGCCGCGCCGCCCGGGAACGGGCCGGGCGGGGGTGCCGTCGACCTCGGCCCGAACGTCACCGTCTTCGACCCGAGCACCCCGGTGGACCAGATCCAGGCCACCCTCGACGCCACCCACGCCCAGCAGGTCGACAACGAGATGGGCACCGAGCGGTACGCCTATCTCTTCAAGCCCGGCACCTACGGCACCGACAGCGACCCGCTGCAGATCAAGGTCGGCTACAACACCGAGATCAGCGGGCTGGGCGCCTCGCCGTCCGACGTGGTGATCAACGGCAAGGTCGAGACGTACAACCGCTGTCTCGCCCCGGACAACTGCATCGCGCTGAACAACTTCTGGCGCACCGTCTCGAACCTGACCATCCAGGTCAACGGCACCGGGCAGGACGGCTGCCGTGCGACGGCCAACTTCTGGGCCGTCTCCCAGGCGGTGTCCCTGCGCCGGGTGCAGGTGCAGGGCGGCGACCTGTCGCTGATGGACTACTGCACCGCCGGTCCGCAGTACGCCAGCGGCGGGTTCATCGCCGACTCGACCGCCGGGACCGTCATCAACGGCTCGCAGCAGCAGTGGATCACCCGCAACAGCGTGATCGGCAGCTGGTCCAACGGCGTCTGGAACCAGGTCTTCTCCGGGGTCGAGGGCGCGCCGTCCGACGCCACCTTCCCCGACCCGCCGTACACCACGCTGGAGACCACCCCGCTCAGCCGGGAGAAGCCGTTCCTGTTCGTCGACGAGCGTGGCCGGTACGCCGTCCGGGTGCCCGACGCGCAGCGCGACACCCGCGGGGTCAGCTGGGACGAGGGGATGACGGCGGGGCGCACCATCCCGCTGAGCGACTTCCTCGTGGTCACCCCGGACACCGGGTTCGGCCGGATCAACTCCCAGCTCGCCCGGGGCGGGCACCTGCTGTTCACCCCCGGCGTCTACGACGTGGCGCACAGCCTGAAGGTCAAGCGGGCGGGCACCGTCGTCCTGGGCATCGGGCAGGCGACCCTCACGGCCACCCGCGGGGTCACCCCGCTGCAGGTCGAGGACGTGCCCGGCGTGGTCGTCGCCGGGCTCACCATCGACGCCGGGACCCAGCTGTCCCCGGTGCTGCTCCAGGTGGGTGACGGCAAGGGCCGCGCCACGTCCGACCCGGCGAACCCCACGACGCTGTCCGACGTCTACTTCCGGGTCGGCGGACCGCACATCGGCAAGGCCGGCACCGCCCTGGAGGTCAACAGCGACCACGTGCTCATCGACCACACCTGGGTGTGGCGGGCCGACCACGGCGTCGAGGGCTTCACCGCCGGCGTCAACGGCGACACCGACCGCTGGCGGACCAACACCGGGCGCAACGGCGTGGTCGTCAACGGCGACGACGTCACCGCCACCGGCCTGTTCGTCGAGCACTTCCAGCAGCACAACACCATCTGGAACGGCGAGCGCGGTCGCGTGGTGCTCTACCAGAACGAGATCCCCTACGACCCGCCGTCGCAGGCCGACTGGCAGGAGCCGGACGGCACGCTCGGCTGGGCCGCGTACAAGGTCGGGGACCACGTCCGGGAGCACCGGCTGGACGGCGGTGGCGTCTACGGCTACCAGCGCAACGCCGAGCCCGGCATCACCACCGAGACCGGGTTCGAGGTGCCGGTCCGTCCCGGCGTGCAGCTGCACCACGTCATGACCGTCCACCTGGACGGGATCGGCGTGATCGAGAACGTGGTCAACGACGTGGGTGGCCGGTCGGACCCGACCACCCAGGGCACCCCGCAGTACGTCGTGGACTACCCGGGCTGA
- a CDS encoding YczE/YyaS/YitT family protein → MRLIDPVPVDRRPARLGLLLGGLALYGVSVAMMLRADLGQMPWGVLDQGFAGVLGVEVGTGSIMVGAVVLLLWVPLHRRPGLGTLCNVVLIGLAINATLVLLPAPEALGARVPLLLAGVLLNAVATCAYIGAGLGAGPRDGLTTGIAARGHSVRVVRTTIELVVLGGGWLLGGTVGVGTVLYAAAIGPLMHSMLPVFRLRDGSTATVTGPPISTVAPD, encoded by the coding sequence ATGCGACTGATCGACCCGGTGCCCGTCGACCGCCGTCCCGCCCGGCTGGGGTTGCTGCTCGGCGGCCTGGCCCTCTACGGCGTCAGCGTCGCGATGATGCTGCGGGCGGACCTGGGGCAGATGCCCTGGGGCGTGCTGGACCAGGGGTTCGCTGGCGTGCTCGGCGTCGAGGTCGGCACCGGCTCGATCATGGTCGGTGCGGTCGTCCTGCTGCTGTGGGTGCCGCTGCACCGGCGGCCCGGGCTCGGCACGCTGTGCAACGTCGTCCTCATCGGGTTGGCCATCAACGCGACGCTGGTGCTGCTGCCGGCGCCGGAGGCGCTCGGCGCCCGCGTCCCGCTGCTGCTGGCCGGCGTGCTGCTCAACGCGGTGGCCACCTGCGCCTACATCGGCGCGGGGCTCGGTGCCGGGCCGCGCGACGGGCTGACCACCGGCATCGCCGCCCGCGGCCACTCCGTGCGGGTCGTGCGGACGACGATCGAGCTGGTGGTGCTGGGCGGCGGCTGGCTGCTCGGCGGCACCGTCGGGGTCGGGACAGTGCTGTACGCCGCCGCGATCGGGCCGCTGATGCACAGCATGCTGCCGGTGTTCCGGCTCCGGGACGGCTCGACCGCCACGGTCACGGGGCCCCCGATCTCGACCGTCGCCCCCGACTGA